ATCAGATAACAATAAGCAAAAAACAATTCGTTTTCATAGCATTAAAAGGCAAGTGGTAAATAACTTACTTTCAAACAAGTATTTTTTGCTTTGTGGTGCGAGTTCATACATCAGTGATTCTATTGAAGATGTTAGTGATTTTCGGTTATCTGGTTTATTGAAAAACAGGAAGCCATTTGTTTTAGATGTTGAAGGTGCTCAAAAACAAGGGCAAGATTTATTGATATTTTGTCCCAATGGCATTAGTAAGGAAATATCTGAAAATTTCGATGCAATCTTTCAACTTGAAATCACTTTTATACCACAGATAGATTTATTGAAAGAACTTAAAAATGCGTTGGCAAATAGAAACAATATTGATATTTGGGACGATATAAATTCCATTTTACCAAATCTTCATTTTATTTATGGTCCTCCAGGCACTGGCAAAACAACTACTTTATGTAGTAAAATCTTAGACGAAGTAAAACAAAATCCTAATGCGAAGTATCTATTCTTAACTCCAACGAATAAAGCAGCAGATGTTTTGTGTAAGAAGTTATTAAAACCGTCCAATTCTAAAGAGGATATTATAGCTTCTAAAATCGAAGCACTAAAACAAGATGATAATTACTTGGCAGTTTACAGAATTGGCAAGCCAACTGACCCAGAAATTGAATCCTTAGAATTGGACATTTATCAAGATTCGGTTCAAGATAGCTTAATTAATAGCGCTAATGTCCTTGCGATGACTATACATAGGCTGCCATACACTAAAGTATTTGATTCAAATGATGATAGTGAAATCAAACTTTTTAAACTTGAAAATCATTGGGACTATATAGTATTTGATGAAGCCTCAATGATTAATCTTCCCTATATCGTATTTGCGATTCTTTCGATTTCTAAATTTAGTCCTAATGCTAAATTTATTATTGCAGGTGACCCAAAGCAAATCCCACCTGTAGTAGATGTAAATGATAAAGAATTAGAGGAGTTAGACATTAAAGACGAGAATATTTATTCAATGATGAATATTAAGAGTTTTAATGAAACAGAGAAAGTACTTAGGAAAAATGATTCAATCGAAAATTTAAAAGTACAATATCGAAGTGTTAAAAATATAGGACAGCTATTTAGCGAACTTTCTTATGGAAAGCTATTGAAGCATCATAGAGAAACAACGAATAACACTCCCAAACAATTACCTGACGATTTTCAGAAATTAGTAAGCAACAATGTAATGTTTATTGATATTCCACTTAATAATGAAGATTCTATTTACAAAATCAGACAATTATTTTATAGCTCATATCATATTTACAGTGCAATCCTCTTAAGTGAGATAATTAAATATTTTGATACTACTCTTAATGAAAGAGAAAGTTGGTCAATAGGATTAATTGCACCTTATAAAGCCCAAGCTGTTATGATGAACAAACTAATTGCGTCTTTTGGTATTTCTGATAAAATAAAAATTTATGCAGACACTGTTCATGGTTTTCAAGGTGATGAATGTGATATTGTGTTTTTTATTTCAAACCCAAATAGTTATAGATACACAGGTCATCCTAAATGTTTGCTTTCTAAAGAGTATATCTATAATGTAGCAATTAGTCGTGCCAAAGATTATCTGATAATATTGCATCCATTTTCTGAAATTTCTGACAACCCTTTTATTAATAAAATAAAGAACTCTTATTCTTCAAACTTTGGAAATCCATTTATAAAAAAAGCATCAGAACTTGAAAGAATTCTATTCAATAACGATTCATTTATTTATGATAACAGCTACATTACTGGACATGACACGGTGAATGTTTTTGGGCAGTTAGAAAAGAAGTATTTTATTAAAGCAAATCCAAGTGCAATAGATATTCAATTAAGAAAATTATAGAAAGTAATTATGATACTTAGCAACGACAATTAAATACAGGGGCAATTTAGGTTCAAACCAAATCACCAATGTATGTATTGGAATATTTGATCTCATACGAATTGGTTTATCTAATGGAAAGCAACCAAACACCTAAATTCTGGAATATTCTATCCATTCAAATAACGAATTATGAAAAAGCGAAAAAATGGCTAAAAGAAAAAGGTCAGGTATTAGAAGTAGATTTTTAAGAGTTCTACGAAATGTATCCAAGACAATTTGTGCGGAAGCTCCGCACATTATGGATATTACAAATAAAACTGCCTCATTCGTTGTAAATTACTTCGGCTAAAACCATTATCAATGGTCGAGGTTAAATCTTTGATTACTATGGTTGTTAAATACTGACAATGTTTCACTTATCAAAAACTTTGTCAACAGTCGAAGACTTTGACAACAGTTGGAGTGGTAGTGACTTCAATTAATGTATAAAGAATAACCAGACCCAGACCAAGCGATATAAAAATACCGCAATATCCGACAAAATCCACCCGAATCCGTCCATATTTTCGCAAATCAGTTGTATATTGGATTTAACTAACAATCAAAAAACCTGTAAACAAACAAAATGAGCGAATTAAACAATAAACACGATTATATTATCTTCGACAACGACGATGAATCTTACCTAAAATGGATGGACGACAACCCCGATGGATACGTTCTAAACATAGATAGAGCTAAAACCCCTAGGAAATACATGATTCATAAATCGAACTGTAGCCATATTGCAGAATTTGAAGAAAAAAGGCAAGAGAGTCATTCATATACAATCAACATGTTGAAAGTGGTTTCTAAAGACCACAAGCCACTTGTCCATTACTGTAAAGGGGTAAGAAAAATAAACAGCAGAATCAATATTCCTGAATGTGGTGATTGCCTATAGGAGATTGATTTTTTTAATCATTTACAAAAGCTTCAACAAACAATACCAATGACAAGCGGTATTCTAAGAAAACAGTGAGTGAAAAACTCAACAACGTTTGTAAAACTTGTCGACGTTTGAACGACCTTGAAGTGGACCAAAAACCTGAAACACCTAACCCCATGACTATCAACAACAAAGATGTTTCAACCTATTAGAAACAGATAGGACTCTTATTTGGGGTGAAACACCTAATATTTTGATTTCCAACAATTAAGGTGTTTCACTCAAACGAACGAAAACTTTGTCAACAGTCGCAGACTTTGACAACAGTTGAAGTGGCATCCGTTCAACTGTTGTTAGGGTTTCCAACCGCTTACAAAGTTTCACTTATCGAGCGGAATACCTATTTTTAATGATAATTGTTTGATTATCAACAGATAAACTCGTATATTGTGTATTCAAACCTACCTGGGTAAAACTTCCAAACCAAGCCAACACAATACTCCCAAAACCTTTCATCTTTATTTATTCATTACTCATTAAATATTTTTACCATGAAACTGATGTTTTTCGTGTGGATGGCAGTAGGGCTATGCTTGTGTCCTCCACCATCTGCTGCTGTATCCGTGGAGGTAGCTGCCAAGGGCGTAAAGTCCTTACAGACAAAGCAAATACCCGATTGGGACTACTCAAAGGAGGTGTTCCGAAGTTTGAAGTATTTTCGATGTGAAGAATTCAATAGTCCTGATGTGGGGCGGGGTTGTGAGCGCATGGACTGGGAATTTTTGTATTTATTGGAGCAGGCTCGTGAGAGGGCGCAAATTCCGTTTGTGGTGTCGGGTGGTTTTCGCACGAAGGCGCACAATGCGGCTGTGGGGGGCGTGACGAATAGCTGTCATTTGTATGGCTACTGTGCGGATATTCGGGTGAGCAACGCTTCTGAACGCTACAAAATCGTTGAGGCGGCGATCTATGTCGGTATTCCCCGTATAGGAGTGTATTCTCAACACATTCATCTGTGTGCCGACCCTGCTAAGGCGCAACACATTTTGTGGATGGGTGAATACAAACAAAAGTCATGAGTAGGTGCATCTGCTTGTTGGTTTGGGTGCTGCTGCTGAATGCTTGCGCTTTGGGTAAGGAGGTAATTCCTGCTGCTGATAACACTAAGGTAAAAAAGGTGGAGAAGCGCAAAGACCGCAATAGGAATGTGAATAGTGTGGTGTTTGACGATTTGGAGTGCATTGATTCGGTGGAGGTTCGATATACGGATAGGTCGAAGGATCGGCAGGGTTTGACGCTTTGGCATGGCTTTGTGGTGGTGGGTTTTTCGGTGCTACTTGTTGGCGGACTTTTTTGGTTTCGCAGGGAACAAAAAAAGTAGATAAAGTGTTAATATTTATAGAATTTATTTGTAGTATTCCTGTATAATTCGTAAATTGCAGTCTCATGACAACACAAAGATTGGAGGTAGATTCTACGGCTATTTCTGCCATGTCTTATGATGCGGAATTGGCTGTTTTGTCCCTTACTTTTCACAATGGAAGGACTTATTCCTATCGAGCTGTTCCCACTACTATTTGGACGCAATTGTTGGTGGCGGAATCGGTGGGTACTTACTTCAATGATTTTATCAGAAATCGCTTTGATTATAGCCGAGTGGCATAAAACAAAACGATGTTTCATTTTTTAACCCTTTAAATTTTTTCGTACTATGGCTACTGAAAAGGAAAAACTGGTTGCTCGTTATCAGAGCAAAATTGCGGAAGTTCCTACGCATGTATCTGGTAAACAGTCGGTGATTGCCGCACTTCAAAACGAGGCAGACTATGGCACCAATGACTATATGATTGGTCAAGTGGAGGAGTTGAATCGAGAGATTGACAAACTCAATGACTTGGTACCTGAGTATCAGGAAGTGCTTGACTTGTTGACTGTTTAGTACAAGGAGTGTTTTGTTTGGCATGTACCTATTGGTAAGGTTAAGGCATCCTATCGTTTGATAGGGTGCTTTTTTTTTGTTGGAGTGGTGAAATTCGCCGATACATTGGTCATTGGTCGTACTGATTGGAGAGTGATTTCTTTTTTATACAAAAAAAATCAAAAAAAACGGTAACGCCCCACAAACAAAAACAGATACTAAGGTAATTGAACAACCTAAAATTATAGTATCTCATGAAAATCACAACTTGTTTTTTGTTTCTGATATCCATCCTACTCCCTTTCACCATTTCATACGCACAAGAAAGCTACAAGTCCGACACAATAGTAGTGGCAGACAGCAGTAAAACAGTGGTTAAAATTACCCAACTCTACGACAAGTTTTTTGAGTTGGAAAACAAAAGTTCCTTACTAACCACCGAAATCACTTCAACGGTGACAGGCTTGAAAAGCAACTTTGAAGAAATCTCAGGCACACTTGAAAACCTTCAGAACCAACAAAGTGACTTTGGTAGTGTAGTCGAAACGAGCAAAGCCCAACTACAAACTTTGACAGCACAACAGCAGGAAATTTTGGATGCACAAACTGCGAAAATGAAAGGAGAGTTGGAAGAACGTTGCCATCAGGTTGTCGAAACGGCTGCTTTTATCAAAACCGCCAATGTGAGCCTCAATACTTTGGTCTTGTCCAATGCGCTGACCGACTACCTCAACAAGGTCAGCGACCTCAACAATCCTACCAATGAAGATTTGGGTTTTTCCATCACTGAAAAGGTCATACAGATGGTGGAACAGGACATATTCAAAAATGAAAAGAAAGTGGGCGACAAAAAGAAAGGCAAATTTTTGGGTGTGGTAAGTAGCCTTATCAACAATCCCATCACCCAAACTTTTACGCTCGGAATGAGTGGCGTAGTGACTGCCTTGACTGGTGTAGATCAAATGGTGACCAATGCTGCTTTGGAGGAGGACGATGTAAGTGTGGAAGATTTGGAGGCGTTTCGATTGAAGTTGAGGCAGTATGTGGTGCATTATCAAGCCTTGAGCCACTCCAATACGCAGTTCGAACACAAATTGACGGGCATCAAAACCCGAATTGAAGCCTTGCAGCAGTTGATGGCAAACTTTGTAGGAGAGCGGGTCAGCACACTCTATGACCAAGGTTTTGCAGAAAGTGATTTGACTTTGACGCAGCTGATTCAAAAAGAATTTGATGTGCGAGACATTCAGCAGCACGTTGAAAAATTGAAGGTGGCTTACACCGAAAATGGTGAATTGCAGTATGAGAAAATCTTGGCAGACCAACGCCTTTTTTATCCTGCTTATGCACTGAACCAAACCCGATTTATTTTTGATGAAATTGATGCTTTGAGCCAAGAATATGTACTGGCTTTGCAGGAATATCAAACCAATATCGAAGACGTTTTGACGAAAGCTAAAACGCTGGGCGATGCCGAAAAAATCGATAAAAAAATTGAAGCACTTCGCAGTCAATTGGAAAGCGTAGAAATGGCATTGACCGATGCGGTGAACATAGCCGATGTGCGGGCGCAGTTTTTTGCTTTGTCGAATGTTGGGAAGTGATTTTTTTTTTAAAAAAAATTGTAACGCTCCTATTCTGATTTCAGATTCCTAAGTGTACAGAGTAAATTTTGGACCTAATTTTTTCTTTTGAATCCCTATTTCTTTAATATTAAATATCAAAAACTTATGCTTTACTCAAAAAAAATCACTTCTAAAAACTTCCAATTACAAGCGATTAAGTTATTGCTTTGCTTTCTTTTATTAGGCTATTTTACCCCTCTATCTGCACAAGAAATATATGCCTATCCACACAGAAATTATGGCGGTGACCAGTGGAAACTTGACCCCTCTTGGGCAAAAGGACCCGCTACCAATGAATGGGGCGACGATACTTTTAGCTCCTTAAAAGTGTCTGAGGGCTACAAACTGACCCTCTGGGAACACCCCAACCAACGCGGTTACTCTATGGAGTTTGTCGGCGAATGTGACAACCTGTTTATGTGTCGAAAAACAGACGGTGAAAGCTGGGAGGATGAAAACTCAAGTTTTGAAGTAGTCAAATTGCCATACAATTGGAACCAACCAAAAATATTTAAAACTGGCATTTATACTTTTCACAACCCCTACCGTGACCAATATCTATACAATAGTGGTGGCAGTTACGTCAGCGTCCGAAACGACCAATACAATAGCAAACCCAACTCAGATTACTACAAGTTTTTGATGATTTATAACCAAGACACCAAAAGTTACACCATTATTTCTACTGCAACAGGCAAAAACCTCCGCCCACAACAATCGGCTAGCGGTGGTTATGAATTGGAAAAAGGACACAGATTGGGTAGCGAAAACTTTCAAGACGATAAATGGAGTCGATTTAGATTTAATCCAGTAGGCAACAATTTATTCAATATGCAAACTTCGGGAAACAACTACCTTTTTGTGACCGTTGACCACAGAAACCACCTACAGAGTACAGAATCACCAATATTTGAGCAAGGAGGCAAAAGCTGTTTCCAACAATGGCGACCCGAATTGGTACAAGAATTGCCCGCAGCCTTAGAGAAAACTATTGCTGAAAAAATTAAGGACGACCCTACCCCCTCCAAGGAGCAATATAGTGTGTTAGACTTTGTAGAGAATGAAACAGTGGCCCACAAAAAAATGTCCATGAAAGTGCCTTTTTATGTCGTCAATGACCCCTTATATCCCTTCAACGAACGCATGAAAACTTATCCTATCTATGTTCTTGATCGAGAAGAATTTGTATTTCGCAGAGGCGAAGAAGACGGATGGACCTTTAACAAAGGGGCAAGCAATATCTCTTTTTCAGAGAGCATCTCCAACTCCACTACTTCAGGCAGTAGCAGTACCACAGAAATGGGTTTAGAAATCATGGTTGGTAATGAATTAACCGCAGGAGCTATTTTTGCCAAATCTACCACCACTATCGAAATTACGACTTCTATGG
The Chitinophagales bacterium genome window above contains:
- a CDS encoding AAA domain-containing protein, with the protein product MNPKLLSGDGELTEKLDYLYNGWENLPRNIREYKRNAEWAIFLRLIPSQFVLNGIHTENEVLPDKFINWCQKDEAKQEFLKALGVNVDESYIESIRLFLLKEKNSNPSKIDVLKFNATLLFNTLNGLAGDFATLNKSPFIYSGIKHLAQLQEIEKIIIHLIEDSIECPLLVYYDVDSYKLVKQEDISLNRIDETIHAKLKENKTNNLNLVYLDYYVVKDSLLRNEKIKANIAELIFEKEFKTSLNSELHDEPFYHNWSKQNNVILIKEDEIKFNIYVNNKNGKQNIGTIVDGCYCKSVNSEGITIVNYSKHIHLDGLKSNLLRDSNPLEPLLSDLISKRDSMLASFYNTLNSANKDTVSDESLQVLQEALNKENLKQERQVLISTIKENAKYSYTWFISYLEYLLTFANNTSDNNKQKTIRFHSIKRQVVNNLLSNKYFLLCGASSYISDSIEDVSDFRLSGLLKNRKPFVLDVEGAQKQGQDLLIFCPNGISKEISENFDAIFQLEITFIPQIDLLKELKNALANRNNIDIWDDINSILPNLHFIYGPPGTGKTTTLCSKILDEVKQNPNAKYLFLTPTNKAADVLCKKLLKPSNSKEDIIASKIEALKQDDNYLAVYRIGKPTDPEIESLELDIYQDSVQDSLINSANVLAMTIHRLPYTKVFDSNDDSEIKLFKLENHWDYIVFDEASMINLPYIVFAILSISKFSPNAKFIIAGDPKQIPPVVDVNDKELEELDIKDENIYSMMNIKSFNETEKVLRKNDSIENLKVQYRSVKNIGQLFSELSYGKLLKHHRETTNNTPKQLPDDFQKLVSNNVMFIDIPLNNEDSIYKIRQLFYSSYHIYSAILLSEIIKYFDTTLNERESWSIGLIAPYKAQAVMMNKLIASFGISDKIKIYADTVHGFQGDECDIVFFISNPNSYRYTGHPKCLLSKEYIYNVAISRAKDYLIILHPFSEISDNPFINKIKNSYSSNFGNPFIKKASELERILFNNDSFIYDNSYITGHDTVNVFGQLEKKYFIKANPSAIDIQLRKL
- a CDS encoding D-Ala-D-Ala carboxypeptidase family metallohydrolase — translated: MKLMFFVWMAVGLCLCPPPSAAVSVEVAAKGVKSLQTKQIPDWDYSKEVFRSLKYFRCEEFNSPDVGRGCERMDWEFLYLLEQARERAQIPFVVSGGFRTKAHNAAVGGVTNSCHLYGYCADIRVSNASERYKIVEAAIYVGIPRIGVYSQHIHLCADPAKAQHILWMGEYKQKS
- a CDS encoding KTSC domain-containing protein, which codes for MTTQRLEVDSTAISAMSYDAELAVLSLTFHNGRTYSYRAVPTTIWTQLLVAESVGTYFNDFIRNRFDYSRVA